From a region of the Apis mellifera strain DH4 linkage group LG2, Amel_HAv3.1, whole genome shotgun sequence genome:
- the LOC408668 gene encoding probable tyrosyl-DNA phosphodiesterase isoform X1 codes for MATSLCINNVPEKKPCPYMEKCYRRNPIHFNEMSHPHLETIVIKQLEGEIQVPEKLDFECSDRSLLLDQLKILQIILRREKAGSDSSIKELNSKISNTNIKVKNENSTMDSQDLKDKVEKHKQIMLQRRENKLKDMDEEAEALFKASNEKKNKDQYKVSKMKEDLDSLKIMEESVEKNCSQDKKRDNSDFQDNERHNKKSKSSHSKHAEMDEKYDYRNSQEQSKEPSSIKTFQSCKSTREKAIKMMKKHGYETLSSLVEPGNFAMKYACSAPYHIFFSTVNRSKETYDQPFSITLPEILDISLGEIVNSLHINFMVDIGWLHVQYMLAEQNTNMSILLGERVDTGPVGSNVTTFYVDMPTKFGCHHTKIMILKYKDDGIRVVVSTANLYMDDWENRTQGVWISPHLPPLSESANSSEGESPTGFKKDLERYLNRYRQPGITEWTCAVRRADFSSVNVFFLASVPGRHTDMEYDSWGHRKLGSILSKHAKLPPDAPQWTLVAQSSSIGSLGPNYESWLQKEITSSMSKENPVGLKSHPNFHFIYPSLNNYKRSFDCRVGSCCLPYSLQTHSKQKWIESYMYQWKAKQTGRDKAMPHIKTYTRISPDLKRIPWFVLTSANLSKAAWGTVGKNSHYIMNYEGGVVFIPSFITGSSTFPIKEEEPGVPVFPIPYDLPLTRYEKNDSPFVMEFFSTE; via the exons aTGGCAACAAGtctttgtattaataatg TTCCAGAAAAGAAACCATGTCCTTATATGGAAAAATGCTATCGAAGAAATCCGATTCATTTCAATGAAATGTCACATCCACATT TAGaaacaattgtaataaaacaattagaaGGTGAAATACAAGTACCTGAAAAACTTGATTTTGAATGTTCTGATCGATCTCTCTTGTTGGATCAATTGaagattttacaaataatattaagaagagaaaaggcaGGAAGTGATTCTTCgatcaaagaattaaattctaaaataagtaataccaacataaaagtgaaaaatgaaaatagtacTATGGATAGTcaagatttaaaagataaagtaGAAAAACATAAGCAAATAATGCttcaaagaagagaaaataaattgaaagatatgGATGAAGAAGCAGAGGCGCTTTTTAAAGcttctaatgaaaaaaaaaataaagatcaatATAAAGTTTCTAAAATGAAAGAGGATTTAGATAGTCTTAAAATAATGGAAGAAAGCGTGGAGAAGAATTGTTCTCAAGACAAAAAGAGAGATAATAGTGATTTTCAAGATAATGAAAGGCATAACAAGAAATCAAAATCGAGTCATAGCAAACATGCTGAAatggatgaaaaatatgattatagaaATAGTCAAGAACAATCAAAAGAACCATCTTCgataaaaacatttcaatCGTGTAAATCTACAAGAGAGAAAGCAATTAAAATGATGAAGAAGCACGGATATGAAACATTGTCGTCTTTGGTTGAACCAGGAAATTTTGCTATGAAATATGCTTGTTCAGCAccgtatcatatatttttttcaactgtTAATAGATCAAAAGAAACGTACGATCAACCATTTTCTATAACGCTTCCTGAAATTCTAGATATTAGTTTAGGAGAAATAGTAAACAGCctccatattaattttatggttGATATTGGGTGGTTACATGTTCAATATATGTTGGCTGAACAAAACACAAACATGTCCATTTTACTCGGAGAAAGAGTAGATACAGGACCAGTGGGTTCAAATGTTACCACGTTCTATGTAGATATGCCGACAAAATTTGGTTGCCATCATacgaaaattatgattttaaaatataaagatgacGGCATACGAGTCGTGGTATCTACCGCTAATTTATACATGGACGATTGGGAGAATAGAACACAAGG AGTTTGGATATCACCGCATCTTCCACCATTGTCAGAATCTGCAAATTCCAGTGAAGGAGAATCACCGACGGGTTTCAAGAAGGATTTAGAACGCTATTTGAATAGATATAGGCAGCCAGGTATAACAGAATGGACTTGTGCAGTAAGAAGAGCAGATTTTTCTTCGgtaaacgtattttttttgGCTTCTGTTCCGGGGAGACACACGGATATGGAATATGATTCTTGGGGACATAGAAAATTAGGTTCCATTCTTTCCAAACACGCTAAATTACCGCCTGACGCGCCCCAATGGACATTGGTTGCTCAGAGTTCGAGTATCGGTAGCTTAGGTCCTAATTACGAGAGTTGGCTTCAGAAAGAAATTACATCCTCGATGTCGAAAGAAAATCCAGTAGGTTTAAAAAGTCATCCGAATTTCCACTTCATTTATCCGtctttaaacaattataaacgaAGTTTTGATTGTCGAGTTGGATCTTGTTGTCTACCGTACAGTCTTCAAACACattcaaaacaaaaatggATAGAATCATACATGTA tCAATGGAAAGCCAAGCAAACTGGTAGAGATAAGGCAATGCCTCATATAAAAACTTATACAAGAATCTCACCTGATTTGAAAAGAATACCTTGGTTTGTCCTCACTAGCGCTAATTTAAGTAAAGCAGCATGGGGGACAGTTGGAAAAAATTCTCATTACATTATGAATTACGAAGGGGGTGTTGTATTTATTCCAAGCTTTatt actgGATCATCAACGTTCCCCATAAAGGAAGAAGAACCTGGTGTTCCAGTTTTTCCTATTCCATACGATCTGCCATTAACtcgatacgaaaaaaatgattcgcCGTTCGTTATGGAATTTTTCTCTaccgaataa
- the LOC408668 gene encoding probable tyrosyl-DNA phosphodiesterase isoform X2 has translation MATSLCINNEKKPCPYMEKCYRRNPIHFNEMSHPHLETIVIKQLEGEIQVPEKLDFECSDRSLLLDQLKILQIILRREKAGSDSSIKELNSKISNTNIKVKNENSTMDSQDLKDKVEKHKQIMLQRRENKLKDMDEEAEALFKASNEKKNKDQYKVSKMKEDLDSLKIMEESVEKNCSQDKKRDNSDFQDNERHNKKSKSSHSKHAEMDEKYDYRNSQEQSKEPSSIKTFQSCKSTREKAIKMMKKHGYETLSSLVEPGNFAMKYACSAPYHIFFSTVNRSKETYDQPFSITLPEILDISLGEIVNSLHINFMVDIGWLHVQYMLAEQNTNMSILLGERVDTGPVGSNVTTFYVDMPTKFGCHHTKIMILKYKDDGIRVVVSTANLYMDDWENRTQGVWISPHLPPLSESANSSEGESPTGFKKDLERYLNRYRQPGITEWTCAVRRADFSSVNVFFLASVPGRHTDMEYDSWGHRKLGSILSKHAKLPPDAPQWTLVAQSSSIGSLGPNYESWLQKEITSSMSKENPVGLKSHPNFHFIYPSLNNYKRSFDCRVGSCCLPYSLQTHSKQKWIESYMYQWKAKQTGRDKAMPHIKTYTRISPDLKRIPWFVLTSANLSKAAWGTVGKNSHYIMNYEGGVVFIPSFITGSSTFPIKEEEPGVPVFPIPYDLPLTRYEKNDSPFVMEFFSTE, from the exons aTGGCAACAAGtctttgtattaataatg AAAAGAAACCATGTCCTTATATGGAAAAATGCTATCGAAGAAATCCGATTCATTTCAATGAAATGTCACATCCACATT TAGaaacaattgtaataaaacaattagaaGGTGAAATACAAGTACCTGAAAAACTTGATTTTGAATGTTCTGATCGATCTCTCTTGTTGGATCAATTGaagattttacaaataatattaagaagagaaaaggcaGGAAGTGATTCTTCgatcaaagaattaaattctaaaataagtaataccaacataaaagtgaaaaatgaaaatagtacTATGGATAGTcaagatttaaaagataaagtaGAAAAACATAAGCAAATAATGCttcaaagaagagaaaataaattgaaagatatgGATGAAGAAGCAGAGGCGCTTTTTAAAGcttctaatgaaaaaaaaaataaagatcaatATAAAGTTTCTAAAATGAAAGAGGATTTAGATAGTCTTAAAATAATGGAAGAAAGCGTGGAGAAGAATTGTTCTCAAGACAAAAAGAGAGATAATAGTGATTTTCAAGATAATGAAAGGCATAACAAGAAATCAAAATCGAGTCATAGCAAACATGCTGAAatggatgaaaaatatgattatagaaATAGTCAAGAACAATCAAAAGAACCATCTTCgataaaaacatttcaatCGTGTAAATCTACAAGAGAGAAAGCAATTAAAATGATGAAGAAGCACGGATATGAAACATTGTCGTCTTTGGTTGAACCAGGAAATTTTGCTATGAAATATGCTTGTTCAGCAccgtatcatatatttttttcaactgtTAATAGATCAAAAGAAACGTACGATCAACCATTTTCTATAACGCTTCCTGAAATTCTAGATATTAGTTTAGGAGAAATAGTAAACAGCctccatattaattttatggttGATATTGGGTGGTTACATGTTCAATATATGTTGGCTGAACAAAACACAAACATGTCCATTTTACTCGGAGAAAGAGTAGATACAGGACCAGTGGGTTCAAATGTTACCACGTTCTATGTAGATATGCCGACAAAATTTGGTTGCCATCATacgaaaattatgattttaaaatataaagatgacGGCATACGAGTCGTGGTATCTACCGCTAATTTATACATGGACGATTGGGAGAATAGAACACAAGG AGTTTGGATATCACCGCATCTTCCACCATTGTCAGAATCTGCAAATTCCAGTGAAGGAGAATCACCGACGGGTTTCAAGAAGGATTTAGAACGCTATTTGAATAGATATAGGCAGCCAGGTATAACAGAATGGACTTGTGCAGTAAGAAGAGCAGATTTTTCTTCGgtaaacgtattttttttgGCTTCTGTTCCGGGGAGACACACGGATATGGAATATGATTCTTGGGGACATAGAAAATTAGGTTCCATTCTTTCCAAACACGCTAAATTACCGCCTGACGCGCCCCAATGGACATTGGTTGCTCAGAGTTCGAGTATCGGTAGCTTAGGTCCTAATTACGAGAGTTGGCTTCAGAAAGAAATTACATCCTCGATGTCGAAAGAAAATCCAGTAGGTTTAAAAAGTCATCCGAATTTCCACTTCATTTATCCGtctttaaacaattataaacgaAGTTTTGATTGTCGAGTTGGATCTTGTTGTCTACCGTACAGTCTTCAAACACattcaaaacaaaaatggATAGAATCATACATGTA tCAATGGAAAGCCAAGCAAACTGGTAGAGATAAGGCAATGCCTCATATAAAAACTTATACAAGAATCTCACCTGATTTGAAAAGAATACCTTGGTTTGTCCTCACTAGCGCTAATTTAAGTAAAGCAGCATGGGGGACAGTTGGAAAAAATTCTCATTACATTATGAATTACGAAGGGGGTGTTGTATTTATTCCAAGCTTTatt actgGATCATCAACGTTCCCCATAAAGGAAGAAGAACCTGGTGTTCCAGTTTTTCCTATTCCATACGATCTGCCATTAACtcgatacgaaaaaaatgattcgcCGTTCGTTATGGAATTTTTCTCTaccgaataa
- the LOC408668 gene encoding probable tyrosyl-DNA phosphodiesterase isoform X3 translates to MDSQDLKDKVEKHKQIMLQRRENKLKDMDEEAEALFKASNEKKNKDQYKVSKMKEDLDSLKIMEESVEKNCSQDKKRDNSDFQDNERHNKKSKSSHSKHAEMDEKYDYRNSQEQSKEPSSIKTFQSCKSTREKAIKMMKKHGYETLSSLVEPGNFAMKYACSAPYHIFFSTVNRSKETYDQPFSITLPEILDISLGEIVNSLHINFMVDIGWLHVQYMLAEQNTNMSILLGERVDTGPVGSNVTTFYVDMPTKFGCHHTKIMILKYKDDGIRVVVSTANLYMDDWENRTQGVWISPHLPPLSESANSSEGESPTGFKKDLERYLNRYRQPGITEWTCAVRRADFSSVNVFFLASVPGRHTDMEYDSWGHRKLGSILSKHAKLPPDAPQWTLVAQSSSIGSLGPNYESWLQKEITSSMSKENPVGLKSHPNFHFIYPSLNNYKRSFDCRVGSCCLPYSLQTHSKQKWIESYMYQWKAKQTGRDKAMPHIKTYTRISPDLKRIPWFVLTSANLSKAAWGTVGKNSHYIMNYEGGVVFIPSFITGSSTFPIKEEEPGVPVFPIPYDLPLTRYEKNDSPFVMEFFSTE, encoded by the exons ATGGATAGTcaagatttaaaagataaagtaGAAAAACATAAGCAAATAATGCttcaaagaagagaaaataaattgaaagatatgGATGAAGAAGCAGAGGCGCTTTTTAAAGcttctaatgaaaaaaaaaataaagatcaatATAAAGTTTCTAAAATGAAAGAGGATTTAGATAGTCTTAAAATAATGGAAGAAAGCGTGGAGAAGAATTGTTCTCAAGACAAAAAGAGAGATAATAGTGATTTTCAAGATAATGAAAGGCATAACAAGAAATCAAAATCGAGTCATAGCAAACATGCTGAAatggatgaaaaatatgattatagaaATAGTCAAGAACAATCAAAAGAACCATCTTCgataaaaacatttcaatCGTGTAAATCTACAAGAGAGAAAGCAATTAAAATGATGAAGAAGCACGGATATGAAACATTGTCGTCTTTGGTTGAACCAGGAAATTTTGCTATGAAATATGCTTGTTCAGCAccgtatcatatatttttttcaactgtTAATAGATCAAAAGAAACGTACGATCAACCATTTTCTATAACGCTTCCTGAAATTCTAGATATTAGTTTAGGAGAAATAGTAAACAGCctccatattaattttatggttGATATTGGGTGGTTACATGTTCAATATATGTTGGCTGAACAAAACACAAACATGTCCATTTTACTCGGAGAAAGAGTAGATACAGGACCAGTGGGTTCAAATGTTACCACGTTCTATGTAGATATGCCGACAAAATTTGGTTGCCATCATacgaaaattatgattttaaaatataaagatgacGGCATACGAGTCGTGGTATCTACCGCTAATTTATACATGGACGATTGGGAGAATAGAACACAAGG AGTTTGGATATCACCGCATCTTCCACCATTGTCAGAATCTGCAAATTCCAGTGAAGGAGAATCACCGACGGGTTTCAAGAAGGATTTAGAACGCTATTTGAATAGATATAGGCAGCCAGGTATAACAGAATGGACTTGTGCAGTAAGAAGAGCAGATTTTTCTTCGgtaaacgtattttttttgGCTTCTGTTCCGGGGAGACACACGGATATGGAATATGATTCTTGGGGACATAGAAAATTAGGTTCCATTCTTTCCAAACACGCTAAATTACCGCCTGACGCGCCCCAATGGACATTGGTTGCTCAGAGTTCGAGTATCGGTAGCTTAGGTCCTAATTACGAGAGTTGGCTTCAGAAAGAAATTACATCCTCGATGTCGAAAGAAAATCCAGTAGGTTTAAAAAGTCATCCGAATTTCCACTTCATTTATCCGtctttaaacaattataaacgaAGTTTTGATTGTCGAGTTGGATCTTGTTGTCTACCGTACAGTCTTCAAACACattcaaaacaaaaatggATAGAATCATACATGTA tCAATGGAAAGCCAAGCAAACTGGTAGAGATAAGGCAATGCCTCATATAAAAACTTATACAAGAATCTCACCTGATTTGAAAAGAATACCTTGGTTTGTCCTCACTAGCGCTAATTTAAGTAAAGCAGCATGGGGGACAGTTGGAAAAAATTCTCATTACATTATGAATTACGAAGGGGGTGTTGTATTTATTCCAAGCTTTatt actgGATCATCAACGTTCCCCATAAAGGAAGAAGAACCTGGTGTTCCAGTTTTTCCTATTCCATACGATCTGCCATTAACtcgatacgaaaaaaatgattcgcCGTTCGTTATGGAATTTTTCTCTaccgaataa